In Brienomyrus brachyistius isolate T26 chromosome 11, BBRACH_0.4, whole genome shotgun sequence, the DNA window TTTGTAGTGaacatataaataaatcatGCATCGTCATATATAATTGAAATAAGAAAAACGCTTGCTAGCCCTATATGAACCAtgctttttatttctttaatatGGGGAGGAAGAAGGCTGCTGGTTTTTTGGGGTGGGTTGAGCTGGTAATCAatcagcagagagagaggaaggacatgTCCTGCAGGGACGCCATATGTCCTTTTTCCACAGGTGCGAgggctctgcctgtgtgtgtccaaACTCTGCAGGGTCCGGGCTCCTGTTCAGCGAATGCACCTGTTCTCAGGAAGGATCGCTGCTCCACCTGTCTTATCTCAGCAAATCACCACAGTTATTTATAGACGTCAAGCTCACAGGTATTTTGTATGAGACCAGGAGCCTGACAAAATGAAAATGTCAAGCACATTGAGTGACTCAGTATTCAACGAGGTTTCATGAAAAATGTTAGGATTTAACAGACGACTCACTGGTTAGAGACTCACCACACCCTCCAAATGtaccctgcattcctgcaccaTGGCTTCTAAGATTACGTTCGACAACACTGTTTATTTTCAGCCTGGTTAATGCACTTACCAGGCTACTGACTAGTGCAGTGGTCTCCTacctttttttacagcaaaagcTACTTTTACAAAGATAAAGGTAGAGGTGAAACATTccagtccagaaagtacaattctagaccaagatttcgtttcaacctataagttgagtataaagagtcacattctCAGAGTCCTCAACTggctggttaaaacaaaatcttagtctggatttatactttctggacctgaactttcttcccttggataaagattaTTATACTGTAGCGAGCAACCAAATTGCGATGGTATATTTTGCTGACCAGGGAAGGGGGGctgttttttgcttttgttgATCGAGGGGGGTTAGAGCAAACGTCTTGGCGAGAGACCTGTCGAGCACTTGGCAAGCACTGGCCTAAAACATTAAGAGGTCAGAAATTGAAGGCTAGGAAAAGTCTAATAGAATGGCCAGTTCTTTTGGCCAAAATGACCTCGTTCAAATAGGAACACTGACAGAATTACGGCAGAAAATTCACTGGAGCATTTCTGATTAACAATAAGCAGCTACAAATCTCCCAGctattcctccagcagagagggTGAGTGCTTAACACTTTCGGAAAATCCTTCTCCACAGCCCACCTAGAGCCGCCATCTGTCCACTCCTTCAACCCGGACTGATTACTGCCCTGAGGAGTGGAGATGAGCTTGGAGCTCATCTCCTCCCTGAGACACCAAGGTCAGATTTCACTTCGAGGACCAAACTGTCCCTTACAGAGATTCTGAAAACGAGTCCTGGACAGAACTCCTACGTGGCATCAAGAATTTGCTCCAAAGATCAGAGGACAGGAACACCAGGAAGGCGTGATCTCCCGTATGCGATTTTACGTATTCAAAAGCCCCTATCAAGTGctaccccccctccaccccaaacTGAATCTGCTAGGGTACCCATGCCCCTCTGACGCCCCCTTCAGGGGTATAACATGAACACATACTGATGCAGGCCACTAGCACAGTACTCTGTTGAAATCATGGACTCTGACAGACGCACATGATGCAGCCACAAAGTGTGTTCAGTGGCAGGGATAGATGTACGCACAGGACCGCACAGCGTTGTGCCAGCGATCACAAAAATCCCTTTTCAATTTTATTGGATTAgggcaaaaaaaatgaaagaaatctAATTTAAATATTCACATCTATTTTACAGATAATGTAATAATGTTCCATAGCATTTTTTCTGGACTTTTCAGCTTATTGAACACACGGTACATAAACAGAGGGAaagaggcacacaggcttaaccAGCTGGATTTGATCACAGGCCTCTTAGCAAAAGGTCACCACTCTATAAATACACCAATTCAGCTTCCTGCCAGCAAACAAGAAACACAGCGAAAAATGTTTAATTCCTTAGAAAAGGACTCATGGCtgctccctgaaatgtcaggatGCAAAGGATACCGATACACTGGTCTGGTGCAGCGCGAATGACCACAGGGACAGTCTCTAGGATAGACACACGCTTCTATGAATGGGCCTAGGCTCTCATCTGTCTCCAGTGTTAGGAGACAGTGACCAGAGAACAGGCTCACCAGTCCACGATTACACACATTAGAAAACCAAACAGCTCTGCTCTTCCACTACAGAGGCTGGGCCTACATGGGAAAGACCATGAAGCCAGAGAAGGTAGAGTACTTCCATCCGCCCATCAGGTTTCCGCGCTCCAGCTTGAGGTACGCGCTGTCTCCCTTCTCCATGGCGATCAGCACACCATTGCTGGCGGCCTCACGGGTCACGTCCTGATCGCCCGCGAAAGCGGAGATAACCGGCCAGCCGTTGTGCATCAAACTCACCTGCAGCACAGATACACAAACAGCCAGGGAAGGACACTCAGACCCTGCGGAATACCGGCTGTCTACACCCATGtgtgattctgtgtgtgtgtgtacctgcaTACACGGCCAGAAAATAAATGCACAGCCCTGgtgcagttttgttccccaagctacaaacaacattaatgtacccccaatggtacaaaaatgtttcacggagtccatttctgtacctgatATTAGACTAAAAGATACTTTTACCTAGCCCCAGTGACATGTAAttggtacaaattggtactttttctgacagtgtaacaatgtgtggttgtgtgtgtatatacctaTTGTACATAGCCCTGTAAGATGCTTGTGTGTATACCTGTTGTATATGCTCCAATATCCGTGTGTGAGTAGCTGTTGTATATACCCCTGTAAGATGCCCGTGTGTGTATATCTGCTGTATATGCCCCTGTAAGATGCCCCTGTGAGTATACCTGTTGTATATACCTCTGTAAGATGCCCGTGTGTATACCTGCTGTATATGCCCCTGTAAGATGCCCCTGTGAGTATACCTGTTGTATATACCTCTGTAAGGTGCCAGTGTGAGTATACCTGCTGTATATGCCCCTGTAAGATGCCAGTTTCTGTGTGCATGCCCTGAAATGGCtttgcatcccatccaaggttcATCTCTACCTTGTCCCCTGTGCCATCTGGTCAGGTTCCAAGCTCTCTACAGCCCTCTACTGAGACACAGGCACGAAGATACAGTGGAGCACATGCACATGTGCTGATTTCATAAATGCATGCGTTTCTGAGCCTGTATGTCTGTGCATTCATACTCATGCTTTGGCATGTCACTGCATGCGTTTGCGATATTCCTCATCAAATTTTCCTGACCTTGTCTGAAAATCAAAAGCAGCAGATTGGTAGTGGATTGTTCATTTTCTCATGCAAAATACACTATAATTATTTCATGGGTTAATTACTATAGAATAGACTTCTGCTTGGGAGCATTAAACAATTAACAAGTCAAGATCTTCACACATATAGGCCTTTGTAATGGCATCATTCTGTTCAGCTCAGCTCTGCGTCATAAACACAACACGAGAGTTTATGCGTTTTTTAACGGAGTATCTTCACAACCTGTTAACGCGTCACTTGTCTTTATAGGTTATAAGGCTATAAGGGAATAATAACCGATGTACGATCGCGGTTGCGTTCAGTTTAAGCGTTTCCGTGGCGCTAACCTGTATGGTCTGTCGGTTGTACACTTTCACTACGTGGAAATTAAAGCTGTATATCCCCTTGCGTGGAGCGATGAAATTGCTCTTTTCTTCGTCGAAATTTTTGCCCACATTCACCAGAATCTGTGATGTGACGTAAGAGACATAAAGAACAACTGATGTTTTATATGAAtgtaatttaaaatgaatttaaacTGAATTCATTTTGAACTCTTCATACAaacgttttttttaaacatttcccaCATTTTACTATTGAACATCACGATGCGTATATAACTTCACTTAGGTCCACAGAACTATTCGACATTGACGCATTTTGATGATTTTATCAAGTAATATGATTATTATAAGCTTCATTGCTATTGTAGGCTGCATCGTTGAAATTAGTCTAATTTGCCTTTTCAAGTACTTGAAATGTgttattatatttttaataacAGGCCCTGTATGCAAACTTTAATACATTACCCCCCACAACGTGTCCCGTTCCGGAACCGGTACCTGGTCGAAGTAGATGACCATGGTCCGGTTACTCATCTCCGACGGTTCGTGGTTGGTGTTCCTCACGGCAGAGAAAGCCACTTTTGCCCCTCCAGAGCGGACCGATATTCCAAGGGACGTCCCAGTCACATCCGACGTTGGGTTGGAGTCACACACCACCAGGCATTTCCCTTCCAGCATGATGGGCTCCGTGTCATTCTGAGCGGCTGCCAGTGCTGCGAGCCACAGCGCACCCAGAAGGACGGCGATCATGCCTGTTCTTTTTGTGTTTTGACAGATATTCAGCCCACGTCTTACCTATTCTCGAGTTCAGCCTTGTGAAGGCAGCCCACCGGTGGCCCCCTCACCCTCTGAAGGACTGTCCCGCTAGGAGCGGAACGAGTCCACTGAGAAGCCGAAGAGCAGCTGAATGCATCCTTTAGGGTCTGTCTACTCCGCTCTGAATCACTGATGTGATGGATGTCGGGGACACTTTTCCGTTTCTGCACCGCTAAGTTGAACAGACACTCCCCCGGGAGCGAACTGCGAATCAGCGCTGGGCGATCCGCCCTTTTCATCGGCCGCTCTGTTATAGTGGCACAACTTCAGCCAATGCATCTACGAGGAGAGAGGACCTGTACTGTGTCACTCCTCTAAAGGTGTTTGTCGTCTGGGATGCGTCTGGACCTCCTGAGTCGTTGAAGTTTAGTATAAAGCTTCCTTTTTTTTAGAAATTGATCGTTCTGGATCAGTTTCGAAGATCTACTGAAGTTGTAAAATAATTCCCTTTGGATCACAGACGTTTGAGAAGACCGCCTTCAAAGAAGATTTTTAAAGTAAGATttccaaaataaaaaatttgtgTTAATGAGtatgaaatttaaattgagaatgTTACAATATTTCCAAGACGCCAAAGTCTATATAATTATTGATCATCAATaacgtttttaaaaaaaat includes these proteins:
- the LOC125751844 gene encoding cerebellin-1-like, with the translated sequence MIAVLLGALWLAALAAAQNDTEPIMLEGKCLVVCDSNPTSDVTGTSLGISVRSGGAKVAFSAVRNTNHEPSEMSNRTMVIYFDQILVNVGKNFDEEKSNFIAPRKGIYSFNFHVVKVYNRQTIQVSLMHNGWPVISAFAGDQDVTREAASNGVLIAMEKGDSAYLKLERGNLMGGWKYSTFSGFMVFPM